One segment of Mycobacterium spongiae DNA contains the following:
- a CDS encoding PE family protein — protein sequence MTYVVAEPEMMASVAMDLERIGSTISAANAAAAGRISGLAAAAGDEVSAAIANVLAAHGQEYQAVATHVAAFHSEFHQALAAAGRAYAQAETAGVAALQGALVAPAQGASAAPAAAMIPPFMANEVSLFLGGTGDPIPSQNYVERANALYVRSTETLQRLFTPEELYPATGVRSLTLNRSVNEGIAILDNTLYEKINDAGQSVTVFGYSQSSVIASLEMRNLAAGASAFGATPPDPSQLNFVLTGNVMNPNGGMLARFPDLSIPSLGLTFYGGTPSDTPYETAIYTLEYDGFADFPRYPLNFISTLNAVMGIGTVHPTYMGLTQAQVDSAIQLPTSPGYSGNTTYYMIETENLPLLAPLRAIPVIGSPLANLFQPSLEVIVNLGYGDPEFGYSTSPADVTTPFGLFPDVSPLRVLDALNAGAQEGIHDFTADMHALQAQPPAPLSLTLPQPVDFVSALNAIQAQPPAPLSLALPQPVDFVNAVTAAPTPIEIVNGLTTIASDDYALLLPTADIGVALLVTLPMYNAGLFVSELAQGDLIDAIGLPIAATVGLTTIAGAVELATIGLALYGNVQTLQGLAA from the coding sequence GTGACATATGTCGTCGCTGAGCCCGAGATGATGGCGTCGGTTGCCATGGACCTAGAGCGGATTGGTTCGACAATCAGCGCGGCCAATGCCGCTGCGGCGGGACGGATTTCTGGTCTGGCGGCGGCGGCCGGCGATGAAGTGTCGGCGGCAATAGCCAACGTGCTTGCCGCACACGGCCAGGAATACCAGGCCGTCGCCACACATGTCGCGGCGTTTCATAGCGAATTCCATCAGGCTCTTGCGGCGGCCGGACGCGCCTACGCCCAAGCCGAGACTGCCGGCGTCGCGGCGCTACAGGGCGCGCTGGTCGCGCCCGCCCAGGGCGCGTCGGCCGCGCCGGCCGCTGCCATGATTCCGCCGTTCATGGCGAACGAAGTATCGTTGTTCTTGGGTGGCACCGGCGATCCCATACCATCACAGAATTACGTCGAGCGGGCGAATGCTCTCTACGTTCGTTCGACAGAAACGCTCCAAAGGCTCTTCACTCCGGAAGAGTTGTACCCAGCCACCGGTGTCAGGAGCCTGACCCTGAACAGGTCGGTGAACGAGGGCATAGCCATTCTGGATAACACCCTCTACGAGAAGATCAATGACGCCGGACAGTCGGTCACCGTCTTCGGGTACTCCCAAAGTTCTGTCATCGCCTCGCTGGAGATGAGAAACCTCGCCGCAGGCGCGTCCGCGTTTGGTGCAACACCTCCGGACCCAAGCCAACTCAACTTCGTGTTGACCGGCAACGTGATGAACCCGAACGGGGGCATGCTCGCGCGGTTCCCGGATCTGTCCATCCCGAGCCTGGGGTTGACCTTCTACGGCGGAACCCCATCCGACACACCGTACGAAACGGCCATTTACACGCTCGAATACGACGGCTTTGCCGACTTCCCAAGGTACCCACTCAATTTCATCTCCACCCTCAATGCAGTGATGGGCATCGGCACCGTGCACCCCACATACATGGGGCTTACGCAGGCACAGGTCGATAGCGCCATTCAATTGCCGACGTCTCCCGGCTACAGCGGCAACACCACCTATTACATGATTGAGACGGAGAATCTGCCGCTGTTGGCGCCGCTGCGTGCCATTCCCGTCATTGGAAGCCCGCTAGCCAACCTGTTTCAACCGAGCCTGGAAGTGATCGTCAATCTGGGCTACGGAGACCCCGAATTCGGCTACTCGACGAGTCCTGCGGACGTGACAACGCCGTTCGGCTTGTTCCCAGATGTCAGCCCGCTCCGCGTTCTTGATGCCTTAAATGCAGGCGCACAGGAAGGAATCCACGACTTCACCGCTGACATGCATGCTTTGCAGGCGCAACCACCGGCGCCCCTATCCCTCACCTTGCCGCAACCGGTGGACTTCGTGAGCGCCCTGAATGCTATCCAGGCGCAGCCACCGGCGCCCCTATCCCTTGCCTTGCCGCAACCGGTGGACTTCGTGAACGCGGTGACTGCCGCCCCGACACCAATCGAGATTGTGAACGGGCTTACCACGATTGCCTCCGACGACTATGCCCTCCTACTTCCAACCGCCGATATCGGAGTTGCCCTTCTGGTGACTTTGCCCATGTATAACGCGGGCCTCTTCGTGAGCGAACTCGCGCAGGGAGACCTCATCGACGCGATCGGATTGCCGATCGCGGCCACAGTGGGACTGACCACCATCGCCGGCGCGGTAGAACTGGCAACCATTGGGTTAGCGCTCTATGGCAACGTTCAAACCCTCCAGGGCCTGGCCGCCTAG
- a CDS encoding carbon-nitrogen hydrolase family protein, with protein sequence MAAAQSSPVFLDREGSTNKAVKLIATAAKEGAQLVAFGEAWLPGYPWWIYLGSPVYGAPFAQQLYANAVEIPSATTEQLCAAARQQRIYVVMGLTERHGGSLYLAQITIDTQGNLVGHRRKLKPTHAERTIWGEGDGSDLFVVETELGRVGSLNCWEHLQPLTRFAMNSFNEQIHVSAWPAFCLYTGTLHSFSAEANIAASRSYALETQTFVIHVGGLCDQSTFELLGDDDQKRALLRVGGGASQIIDPTGMTIAGPLGDDEEAVLVADCDMAKIPAAKLANDPAGHYSRGDVTQLLLNRSPRRPVVYRDPAPGPVTLPEERGDSASERGGSASDSAT encoded by the coding sequence TTGGCCGCTGCCCAGTCATCTCCCGTTTTCCTGGACCGCGAAGGGTCGACCAATAAGGCTGTGAAGCTCATCGCCACCGCCGCGAAAGAGGGTGCGCAGTTGGTCGCCTTCGGCGAGGCCTGGCTGCCGGGTTATCCATGGTGGATCTACCTGGGCTCACCAGTGTATGGCGCCCCGTTCGCACAGCAGCTGTATGCGAACGCGGTAGAAATCCCAAGCGCGACTACAGAACAACTGTGTGCCGCTGCCCGACAACAACGCATCTATGTCGTCATGGGCCTCACCGAACGCCACGGCGGCAGCCTTTATCTGGCGCAGATCACGATCGACACCCAAGGCAATCTCGTCGGCCACCGGCGCAAGCTGAAACCGACACATGCCGAGCGCACAATCTGGGGGGAGGGCGATGGCAGCGACCTATTTGTTGTCGAAACCGAATTGGGGCGGGTCGGTTCGCTCAACTGCTGGGAACATCTGCAGCCCTTGACTCGCTTTGCCATGAACTCGTTCAACGAGCAGATCCACGTCTCAGCCTGGCCCGCCTTCTGCCTGTACACGGGGACGCTGCATTCATTCAGTGCCGAGGCCAACATCGCGGCCTCCCGCAGTTATGCCCTGGAGACGCAGACGTTTGTTATCCACGTGGGAGGGCTTTGCGATCAGTCAACCTTTGAGCTTCTCGGGGATGACGATCAGAAGCGGGCTTTGCTGCGGGTTGGCGGCGGCGCCTCGCAGATTATCGACCCCACGGGTATGACTATCGCTGGTCCGTTGGGGGACGATGAGGAAGCCGTGCTGGTCGCGGATTGTGACATGGCCAAGATCCCGGCCGCAAAGTTGGCCAACGACCCCGCCGGGCACTATTCACGGGGCGACGTAACTCAATTGTTGCTCAATAGGAGTCCGCGGCGCCCGGTCGTTTACCGGGACCCTGCGCCCGGGCCGGTAACACTTCCGGAAGAACGCGGTGACAGTGCCTCAGAACGAGGTGGTTCTGCGTCAGACTCGGCGACTTGA
- a CDS encoding cytochrome P450, with protein sequence MSQRSGCIPPSGALVPRPGTERFPLGRWATLAQLEQDPHPLLARLRATEPVSWLDALGGWIVTRYDLAATVMRDPITFTVDDPRFSTSQVLGPSMLSLDGAAHDRHRKPFTHQFRPAQVRERFVAFIGTETDRLISAIRPAGKAELRRQFAGPLAVAVATEALGLCDISADAVLAWYASIVAAVSEVTRGRPVPTAGTQAFGQLRDALVHNIAHGDVSSLVAHAMRAPEGLRHDEVVSNAAVLLFGGIDTTEGMILNAIRHLLVFGDRDTLAAVRDDADLRSNAIEESIRLEPAAAAVDRYATRPVELGGARIQRGDLVTVSIAGANRDPAVFNDPDRYEISRANAASNLAFAQGPHACLGAHLARAQTTIAIGRLLDRLAGLRLNPDHPHSPRGLVFRKPPNLHVLWSP encoded by the coding sequence GTGAGCCAACGCTCCGGGTGCATCCCACCCAGCGGCGCACTAGTTCCACGTCCTGGCACCGAGCGGTTTCCACTCGGGCGCTGGGCGACATTGGCCCAGCTGGAACAAGACCCGCACCCGCTGCTGGCCCGGCTGCGGGCGACCGAGCCGGTCTCATGGCTTGACGCGCTGGGCGGGTGGATCGTTACCCGCTACGACCTCGCCGCGACAGTGATGCGCGATCCCATCACCTTCACCGTCGACGATCCCCGATTCTCCACGTCCCAGGTGCTTGGACCCAGCATGCTTTCCCTCGACGGCGCCGCGCACGACCGGCACCGCAAGCCCTTCACACACCAATTCCGACCCGCGCAGGTGCGGGAACGGTTTGTCGCCTTCATCGGAACAGAGACCGATCGGTTGATCTCTGCGATACGACCCGCCGGCAAGGCGGAGCTCCGGCGTCAGTTCGCCGGGCCGCTTGCAGTCGCGGTAGCGACCGAGGCGCTTGGGCTCTGCGACATTAGCGCCGATGCGGTGTTGGCCTGGTACGCATCGATTGTGGCAGCGGTGTCGGAGGTGACGCGGGGGCGACCCGTACCCACCGCCGGAACGCAGGCGTTCGGTCAGTTGCGAGACGCATTGGTGCACAACATCGCTCACGGCGATGTGTCGTCTCTGGTGGCGCACGCGATGCGCGCACCAGAAGGGCTGCGTCACGACGAGGTCGTGTCGAATGCCGCGGTGCTGCTGTTCGGTGGTATCGACACCACCGAGGGCATGATCCTCAACGCGATCCGCCACCTGCTCGTGTTCGGCGACCGCGATACGCTCGCGGCCGTTCGCGACGACGCGGATCTGCGGTCGAACGCGATCGAGGAATCGATTCGATTGGAGCCAGCCGCCGCGGCCGTCGACCGCTACGCCACGCGCCCTGTCGAGTTGGGCGGCGCACGGATCCAGCGAGGGGACCTGGTCACGGTCTCGATCGCCGGGGCCAACCGGGACCCCGCGGTGTTCAACGACCCCGATCGCTACGAGATCAGCCGCGCCAACGCCGCCTCGAACCTCGCCTTCGCCCAAGGCCCGCACGCCTGCCTCGGCGCACACCTCGCCAGGGCGCAAACCACTATCGCGATCGGCCGCCTGCTCGACCGCCTGGCCGGGCTGCGACTCAACCCCGACCACCCACACTCACCACGGGGCTTGGTGTTCCGCAAGCCGCCAAACTTGCACGTTCTCTGGTCGCCGTAG